The stretch of DNA TTAAGAAATTAGAAAATAAACTACTAAACTGATCCATGTCCATGTTTTTAAAACACTCGGCCTATTATCAGAATCTACTACTATTTCTCAGCTTCCTGATCCAGTGCAGCCACCATAATTGCACTATTAATATTCATcatcttttcactgttgataCTGCTAGTTGTTTTGCCGCCGTTGTAGTTATCTCGTTGGTTGGAGAGATATGAAAAGGGTGGTAAATGTTGCCACCATAACTTTATCTTCGATATTCTGCTGTTCGAAGTTCCGCTCAACGTTGACTGGAAACAACTAACAACTCTCtaagaaataaaaacaactttttattTCAAGCTGAGAATTCAGACTCTCGTATATTAGATCCATTTCTCTTAACGATAAAATTATTTGTCTTAATTTCTACCATCAAACTTAAGGTAGAGTTTGTCTAATCTGTTACCTACTCTATTTATCTTTCTACCTAGCTTATGCTTCatggaatttttcatttgtatggaaaatTCCGACTTTCCCATTTGTAAATCTTTATTGTATTCTTCTCTATATTCGGTTTAGATTATTATTAGATTAGATTAGAGATATTATTAAAATCTACTTGTAAAGGGGCGTTGCAATGTTCTCAAATAGCGTATTCCAGAGAAAGCGAAAGCTAACTTGTGAAAATAAACATCAACCCCAACATAAACACGCCACCTAATCGCTCAGCTTCGGAAATCACTCGACTTACAAAGTTAACGAATatgaaacaaattatgaaagagTAGACATGGATACGTCGATTATGAACATGAACCTCAGGTGAAACACACATTGCTCCAGTTTCCTACCAATGAATAATTATTCACTCCTTTTCCGGTCGAAAACTGTTCCGCGGAAGGGAAACGGAAAAAGAGAGTTGTTTGCTCAGTCATCATCTAAGGCTATAATCAAGTTCCCAATAGACGAATATGTACGAAATCATGGCAGCCTAGATCATTGCGCCGAAGGGAAAGAATGTCATTCATCATTCAAAACGCTTTCCTCTGCTTTTGTTTGATCCATGGGATACACTTCATCAATGGGGAAAGAGCAGCATCGAAAGAAATGATTGTGGACAACCACGGAAGAACTAACTTTCGATAGAAAAGTAATGATATCagatgataattttcattccgAACGAATTTTCACCGTTTACCACGCGACTCCATTTAAAACGTGCGATTAAAACACGATTACACCCGTCACATGACGCTACTTTAATATGCTTCTGTCCGTCGGCCTTtctaaatcgatttttcttctcagCACTTTCTCGTCCGCCCTATCAGTCTCTCTCGGATCCGCTTTGATTCATCAACCTGAAGGGTATTGCCAAGCAGCCAATCATCGCTGACGAAGAGCGAGTCATGCTCGAGCAAGCGCTTCTCCTTCATTTGGAAGTGGCGTTCGCACAGTAATTTCTTCGAACACCAGCAGGTGAAGAAAACCTTCGAAGTACTGATGACTGAGGGCGCCTTCCATgggtaaaagaaaaaaaaatacatgtatctattcataatttttgtctTATCCGCCACCGCAGCATGCAAGGCGAATGAGACGCGACAACATTGGCGAGTTGACTGAAAGCGGAAAACTATATTAGTAGGTTAGATCGGTTGGTTCTGCTCAGTCACTGCGGAGATGTGGCCACGTGAATGATCCAGTGCGAACAAGTTTTTGCGCGAAATTGACAACAATCTTGCTGTTTGAAAAAAGAAGTGAAACTGACCAAGTGATCGATCGTATAATGAAGACGATCCAGTTTGTGTTTGTTTGGTTATCGTTGGCAATTGTTACCAGTGAAACGATTCATTTCACCAACTCTGCTAAACATTTATCGCTGAGAAATTATACCACCTACGAGGTGGAAGTGCCGGGATCGAAACCGATCACTATAATCGAAGCAAATccgataaaaacaaacgaaattcCATCGAGGCCACCTGCTATCTTTATTCAAACACGGAATGCAGCGGGCGCGAGTGTCCATGATCATGCTCATGTGGTCATCAATAATGGTTTAAGGTCAACCCCAAcgaagaaaactttgtactcacCAGAGCTGTTGAATAAGTTTCTGAAGGAATATTCGGAGAAACTGAAGAATGCTGATTCCATTACAAAGCAAAAGCTGAACGAGATAACTATGATCAACAACAGTAaacagtttgaaaaacaaaactacgatcTAAACAGTGAAAATCAAACTGTTGAAGCACACGAAAGACATGCAAGTGGTAGCAAGCTGTATGGAGACATCCTGAAAACACACCCATGGAACTCCAAGGATGGTTGGGTAACGATGCAAGCTGTACCTTGGTCGGAAAGCAAGGTTTCCAAGTGGCAGAGTACTTCAAACAAGTTCAACGATAATCACCACCACCAACAGCCCTATCATGGAAGCTTTCAATTAATCGataacgaaagtgaggaatcgATTTCTAGACCAAAACCATCTTATGCAGCAACCTCGCCGGCGTCTTCGAGCTATCACGGAAACGATGATAGTGACGAATACAGCGATAATTCGTTCGCATCAAGTCGTCCCAGTTATGCTGTTGCTATCGAGAAACCATCGAAACCAGCTTTTGAATCATTTTACAACAGAAGATATAAACCCTCTGAGGATTACCGTCGTAAATATTCGTCACAAAATTCTGACTACAATGGAGATGCATGGTACGATCATGGATTCAAGAAAACTCCGCAACAACAC from Toxorhynchites rutilus septentrionalis strain SRP chromosome 3, ASM2978413v1, whole genome shotgun sequence encodes:
- the LOC129774587 gene encoding uncharacterized protein LOC129774587; protein product: MKTIQFVFVWLSLAIVTSETIHFTNSAKHLSLRNYTTYEVEVPGSKPITIIEANPIKTNEIPSRPPAIFIQTRNAAGASVHDHAHVVINNGLRSTPTKKTLYSPELLNKFLKEYSEKLKNADSITKQKLNEITMINNSKQFEKQNYDLNSENQTVEAHERHASGSKLYGDILKTHPWNSKDGWVTMQAVPWSESKVSKWQSTSNKFNDNHHHQQPYHGSFQLIDNESEESISRPKPSYAATSPASSSYHGNDDSDEYSDNSFASSRPSYAVAIEKPSKPAFESFYNRRYKPSEDYRRKYSSQNSDYNGDAWYDHGFKKTPQQHTDIITDGRRPYFPQDNFSRPQPTTTDRNLPHSYPERGSGEWVLVSTNKGYQYPRRQGQRAITFSPTALSHKSVKLTVLPMKNTKDMTTSHNGLIEVSASKQTVEQSYNNKIAAPHNHSSTDPLPHRKRRVIPQFSLMRRDSLQDSSAILAAVSAGMVPATLAVVAPMVLGRKRRSVTNEEDLHGTAFIPATLE